In Candidatus Taylorbacteria bacterium, the DNA window GTCTGTTGCGTGTTTCTGTCCCTACTTGAGTAAAATTGCCTCCGATATACCAACCACCGTTTCGGTCCGAAATCACTGCCGATATTGAATTGTTAGCTTTGGGGAATGTGGATACAGGGAGACCAGTAGAAGTTACAATGGGGACACCATTTCCAACAAACGTACCACCCACATGGGTAAATCCGCCACCTATATATGTGCCGGAACTATTTGCCACGACGGCATTGACCACTCCGTTAATTATGGGTATGTTGCTATCAGGGGTAGAAGAAAACTCCGCTCTTGCATCCCCCGGCGAGTAAAAAAAGACTGAAACCAAACACGCGAACAAAAAGGTCGGTATAGTATATTTTTTCATATCATTTTTTTATTGAATAAAATGGTTCTCACTATTATACTATATTCGGAACAGAAACAAACTGGAGTGGATTTCAAAAGGAGTAGAATGTTCATTGCGAAAATACCGGACATAACTTCCCATTTTTTAAGGCAGTAATCTAAGTGTGAAAATATTTACAATAAAAATATACGGAGTAATATTATCACAGTCGGTTACTAGAATATTTCTTAATTATTATTTATGTCATCACAGAGGCAAAAAAAGGCGGAAAATATGAATATTAAAAAAGCGCAAGAGGCATGGAAGGGAATGACCCACCGCGAGCGCGCATTGGCGCAACCCGAAGGACGTTCCAGAAAGAAACCCGGCTCAACCGGAAAGGGCAAGTTTTACCGAATAGAGGTTCGTCCAAAGGGAGAATTTACCTCTTTTCGCGTTCAAGACGTGGGGAAGCCGGGCGGACTTGAGAGACTCGCAGGCAGGAGGTCAAGCGGGAGCTGGGACACTGTGACCTGGCTTATCAGTAAAGAAGACGCTCATGTCGCGAAAAACGGAGCACTAGTGATAGAAGGTGAAAAAGCGCGAAGTGTCTTGAAGCAAATTCGGGGGAAAATCACCCATGTAAAGGCAGACATCTTTAAGGCATATCCTCGAAGAAATATCCCAGAAAGCGAAAAACCGACTCCGGCAATGAGAAAAGCCGAAATGGCGAACATCAAAAAAGCGCAAGAAGCAAGAAGAAAATAATTTACTTTTACAAAGTCGACAAAAAAATTCCTTTCAGGATAAATGAGAGATGCGGTATACTGATAGTTGGTCGATTATCATTTGAATAATATTTCATCATTATGAAAAAAATATTTATTACTGCGACACTTTCTTTTTTCTCGGTCATAGGGATTGCCCAAGCGAAAACGGATAAAGTGTCCGTCTGTCATGTGACAAGTTCGGAGACTAATCCGATGGTCTTGATTAGCGTCTCTTCAAATGCGGTGGGAGCGCACTTGGGTCATGGCGACTTTCTTTTGCCGACAGGTCAAACTGAATGCGTGGACACTCCTCCTAACCCAGAATAAATAAAAATGTTCTGCTACCAATATCGACAAAGACCGGCGTTTTGCCGGTCTTTGTGTCTTTGCATTTTCTGCGTAATGAGAAATATTAAATTAATTTAAGTCTCTCCTTTATTTTTTCTATTACACCAGTCAAATTCCAATCAGACTTCACTAAATAATATGCAGGTTCGTTTCTTACAATCGAGGCTATTATTGATTCCTCGCCCGCCGACAAGTTTGTTAAAAGTATTATCGGCACGTTTTTTCCATACTCTCCCTTTTCTCGCAGTTTGTCCATCATTGTGAGCCCATCCATAACGGGCATAAGGATATCGAGCAAAATAAGATCAGGTTTTTCGCGAAGCGCGATATCGAGACCGTCTCGGCCGTTCCCTGCGGAAAGAACAAGAAACCCTTCATCGCGCAACTCCTCCGCGTATGTTTTATTAATCACCGCCTCATCCTCAACAATCAAAATTTTTATTTTATTATTTTCCGTCATATTATTTATTCTATCACAATGGATTCTGCTCGCCAATAAGTTCAAGTTCTTTTTTTCCGGCTTTAGCCCTCATTCCAGTCATAGGGATAGCGGCGTAAAACGTAGACCCCTGATTTTCACCGCCAGATGTAAACCATATGAACCCACCGGAGTTGTCGAGGACGGATTTAACTAAATACAATCCGAGACCCGTTCCGTCGGCAAGCACTTCTCTGGCATTGTCGGCTCTGAAGAATTTGGTGAATACTTTTCCCTGCTGATTTTGA includes these proteins:
- a CDS encoding response regulator — its product is MTENNKIKILIVEDEAVINKTYAEELRDEGFLVLSAGNGRDGLDIALREKPDLILLDILMPVMDGLTMMDKLREKGEYGKNVPIILLTNLSAGEESIIASIVRNEPAYYLVKSDWNLTGVIEKIKERLKLI